The DNA region CAGTTGATGACTTGAAAACCAGCTTTCTCAAGCTCTTCCATGTACTGGCACTTGTCCGGCAAGCGAGGGCACGAAACCGAAGCTCTCAATACTTCGATGGTCTTGGCGTCCAGGGGTTTGAGCGCGAAGAAGTCTTCAATGTAAAGCTTTCCACCGGCCTCCAGGGTATCGTAAGCTTTTTTAAAGAGGGTCTCGCGCTCTGGTATGTGCAAGATGCAGAGGAACGAGACGATATGGTTCAGTGGCGCGCCCATCAGCCCGGGATCAAGGTCGAGGAAATCGCCGTTGATGGACGTCGCCCCGCTGCCAGCGCCGGATCTCTCGTTGATGGTTTGCGCAATCTCATGAATGTCCTGCTGTAGTTCGATGCCGGTAATTGTAACCCCGAAATGTCGGTGCAGATATCTGCCCgtgccgccgaagccggacCCGAGATCGAGCACcctctcgccggccttgagccCCAGTTCTTTGGCGGCATTCTCAACTGCCGCGTCACCCAGGTAATGCATGCAGTCAAATGACATGGTATCCTCCGCTGTCCAATCTGACTTGTTCCTTAAGCTTTCCAGGGCCCGGTGAACTCGGTTCAGCTTGTAGAGGTTCATGTCGGGGACACCGGAGACTGCATTGCTGGATGAGGACATGGTCGAAGGGCTACAAAAGGGAACCAATTGGTGGATGCGCTGCTTTCGGGGACCTCGTTGTCGGTCTCACTTGACTATCCGTAGTTGACTCGGGTAGCCAATATGGGGAAAAGGGGTAAAGAAACTTCAGCTTCAACAGCCTGCAAGCGTTCGTTTCGGCAGATTGAAAGTAGCTAGTGGCCACGATTCAACAAATAAAGAGCAAGACCAACCGCTAGGTCTGCTGCTTTTTATGCCGAGGAGATGATGGTTTACTCTTCGTGGAAGCGTCACACTACCCCTCCCGTATTACACCAGCGACGTCACCCGATTCTTTGGTGGAACACTATTCCAGGTTGCACGTCCCTTGGAGCATAAGGTTTGGTTTTAGACACATACTACATCGGTCCACAAACCTGAAAGTGACATGAGACGCCTGATTTAGCCTTTGTGGTCTCCTTGACGTAAATAATTCACTACTATCTTGGTCACCACATAAAACTATGTCATTATTGGCTACGCAGCTCGTGTCGGCGCAGAGCTGTGTGCATGACTGATCTCTATCTTTGATCTCTACGTGTTTGATAATTCGTGATTCCTAGAGTCACAGCCCTTCAGGAGTGTGTATTATCTTCCTCCAAACAGCTCGTGAAGAACTTGTTGTCTCGAGAGTGGAAGGAAAATACAGAGAGCGATCTGAATGTCATAGTTACACGTGCGATCGAATACTCTTTACCTTGACAGGAGGATAGTGTTACCAGCGTTGGTCCTGAACTACCCCGAGCCTCATCGTAGCCTCCCTCGGCATTCAGCCTCCTAATGGAAGGTGAGTGCCTCTTTGATGCCAAGTTACTCGCAATAATGGCTCCTAGCGTGAGATTATGATTTTCACGCGACTTACGAATCAGGACCGTTGAAACAGAAGCTGAATGCGGTTGAAAAAAAGGCGTAGCCTGATATAATCGATAGCTCAGCTTCGTCCATGATGTCGTGTTAAAGTAGGTATCAAAGCACTAGTACTGATCCAAAAGAAAAGCCACATGCCCATACTTCCTCTCAACACCAATCATCGTATACAGGCCGTGTTCAAACAGGCTCAAACCAAAGACCATGATAAGGAATCATTCAAGGATAGAAACTTCACTAACTCATGGTCACAATCTTACACGTCCTGGCCTAGGATGATGTCCAAACTGTTCCAGCCTAGGAAAGCACACG from Colletotrichum higginsianum IMI 349063 chromosome 4, whole genome shotgun sequence includes:
- a CDS encoding Methyltransferase yields the protein MSSSSNAVSGVPDMNLYKLNRVHRALESLRNKSDWTAEDTMSFDCMHYLGDAAVENAAKELGLKAGERVLDLGSGFGGTGRYLHRHFGVTITGIELQQDIHEIAQTINERSGAGSGATSINGDFLDLDPGLMGAPLNHIVSFLCILHIPERETLFKKAYDTLEAGGKLYIEDFFALKPLDAKTIEVLRASVSCPRLPDKCQYMEELEKAGFQVINWVDMSNAWAEFVHRRAEEFKKDPEVDADLTTFYDAVDEVFTGGQVGGARITCQKK